The following nucleotide sequence is from Pochonia chlamydosporia 170 chromosome 4, whole genome shotgun sequence.
GATCTCTGGTAAGGTTCTCGATGCTGACGGCAACGTACGGGTCAGTCTGGGTGGGCGTTGGAACTCGAAGCTTTATGCTCGTTTAACCCCCGGATATGAGGCGTCAGTCGATGAATTGAAGGATGCTGGACCTTTGCATAAGGGTGCCATGAACGACCCAACTCGAGCCTATTTGGTTTGGGAGGCCAATCCCCGACCTCAAGGCATCCCATTCAACCTGACGCCTTTTGTATTGACATTTAACCACATTGACGACAAACTGAGACCATGGATAGCACCGACGGATTCGCGCCTTCGGCCGGATCAGCGTGCCATGGAGGATGGCGAATACGACTTTGCTGCTACTGAGAAGAATCGATTGGAGGAAGCCCAGCGAGCAAGACGAAGACTCCGCGAGTCAAGTGGTGAAGAGTTTGTTCCAGCTTGGTTTAGTAAAGAAACCTGCGAGATCACAGGGGAGTCATATTGGAAGTTCAATGGCAAATACTGGCAGCAGCGCGAAAAGGCTGGACCAAGCGGGGATccaatggcatgggcagGACTAGAGCCGATCTTTGAAGACGCCAAGCAATAGAACGGGAAAAAGGATTATACATAATTGCATGCCTGGGATTTGAGGACAAGAAAATTTTCGAGGTATATTTGTTTAGGGACTGTGAAGGGCGCTAGGGGTTGAGAGAAGGAGGAACAATCCACTCGCTTGAGGGTTAACGTGGAGCTGGACTTTGTCCGTTTATTGCAAAAAGATGTAATGTGGCATGTTTATGCTCAGCTCTGCTTCTAGATGATATCGTTGTTTGAACACAGAGTTTCGGTACTCATAATTAGACTTGATGACGTGACGTGTTGCCAACGGCTGTAAGTGACACACAATAGCTTGCCGACGGAGATGGCTGGAGCGGTTGCTACGtttgcttgaacttggcggTACCATGTGGATGTTTTTGTATCAACTTTTGTTGGCTCTATAGGCGGTGATGTACTCTATATATGCCATGGTTATTATGTTGACCAAATACGAGCACCATCGTGTTCTCCTCCACTATCAATTGTCAACACACTGACCACGATTATTCTTGGTGGTTGACGCAATCGTCGCAGCGACTGTCCTGTTCAGGAAGATCGCTTTCCTTTGATATCCGCCGCAATCTGCAAGGCCAATGACTGAGAAAACTGCCGACACCACATGAAGCTCCCTGTCATGTACCAGAAGCCTGGGACGCCAGTCGGCCTCCACCAGCCAGATCTCTCCTGTTCACTATCCAGATCCCCGAACCCCTCTAGCGAATCTGCGACTTTGTTCCCCATCAGCGTGCGGACAGTCTTGATGTTCTTCTCGAAGCCCGTAGCCAGGACGACGACATCTGCGTCAATGTTAGTTCCATCAGTCAGTGTGATGGACGTCTCGCCAAATTGCTGGACGCCTCCTTCGCAGCAGTGAATCTTAATACGGCCATCGATAATCATCTGACTTGCCCCTTGGTCGATGTAGTAGTGACCACCCTTGATGAGCTGGTGATCTGCCAGTCCGTACCCATCTTCTCCTGTACGAAGCGCCATTCCTGCGCTTCGCAAGCCATCCAGCATCTCCTTGTCGACTTGGGCCATCACACGCGTCAAGCCGATGCTCATTGTGCGCACGAGGGCTATAGGGAACGAATTACCCAGCAGATCAGCCTCTTCTGTCGTCAGGCCATCCATGTTCCAGAGCCCAAGTTGGATGGTCTTCCAGGAATCGGTGGACAGGGCAAATATGGGATGGCGCTGAACCATGGAGACTTGTTTTGCGCCGCAGTTTACGAAGTCTTGTGCGACGTCGTGGCCGCTTGTGCTGCAGCCTATGACGACGACCTTCTTTGTAGAGAGGTCGGGGATGAGATTGCCGGATTTGCGTTGGCTGGAGTGATAGATTGTTCCTTGGAAGGTTTCTTGGCCGGGGAAGTGTGGTATTGATGGTTCGTCGCTGTAGACTCCTGTTGCGAGTACTACGTGTTTCGAATGGAGAGTTTGCGCTTCATTTGGTCctttgatggtgatggtgtaCTCTGAGTCTGACTCTACGCGCTGAATGGATTCAACGGTCGTGTTGAACAGGATTTCTAGGCCCATGAGTTGCGAGTACTGTTCTAGAAAGTCGGCTGCTTGGGTGCCGGTGAGCCATTCGGGCCAGTTGTCGGGATACTTGAGGAAGGGGTAGTGGTCTGTGAATGTTGGAGTATTGAGGGTGACGGAGTCGTAGCGAGAACGCCAGCCATCGCCAACTGCGGCGTGTCTCTCTATTAGCAGGGTTTTGATGCCCATATGTTGGAGGCGTGCTGCTAAAGAGACACCAGCTTGGCCTGGTTTCGTCAACTAAAGTTGTATTCCTTGTTCAGGGGTAGTTGGACATACCTGCACCGACGATGAGAACAGGAGCATCGTTACTTGTTCCGTTGATCTCGTGGTTTCGTAGGGCTGCCGCGCGACTTTGAAGACGACGTGCCTCGAGTTCTTTCTGGTGATTTAGACTTTCGAGTTGTGTAAACACGATCCATACCTTCCAGTTGCTCTCGGCGTCGTTTGCTAGACGAACAAGACCTTTCCCGTGGCCGTGCTTGTTGGAAAAGGTAAAGGCTGATTGAACCCAGGCCGTGTCATCCCATTCAACCAGAGCTGGCTTTAAGCCACCAGTACATGGCTTCAGATTTGTTAGACGAATCTCTGAGGTGCGTAGGTAGTTGCCAAtcttttcttggccatgcttTGTGGTAAGGTCCCATGAGAGTCCGAGGATGTCTCTCCACCAGCAGTCCTCAATGAACAACTCGGACAGattgtcaaagtcggacTCATCAAAACATTTCTGTAGCTTGGAGAGCCAGTTTTTGATAATGGCGTCTGCGTCAATCTCACTCCGGGGAGTGAAGAGACGCAACTTTGGGATGGTAGGCAGGGTGGTACCGTCCATTGTGGCTTTCGAAAATGACTGGTAGAAAGGTGTTAAACTCAGTTCGTAGGGCTTTAGTAGCACAGAAAGGCAGATGGATCGACCGTCTTATACATCGCCTCGGAAAACTTGTATCCCCTTTTCATTCCGTCATGCTTAAattgtggatgtggatgtggatgcCGGGCAGCGACGGGCAATTGCCGACTTTGAACATCCTTCTATTCCATAGTAATTAAATACCGCGTCGATCATCAAAGGTCAAAGGGCAGAAGACGTGTGAGGAATTGTCACAGAAGAGGGGACAGTGGTTCAACAACTTGGCTGTTTGCATCAGTCTCCGCTTTTGATTTGATTGATAAGATGATTCTTAGCAGGGATCTACAGACTCTCAGTCGATTTCTGGCAACGAGGTGGAAACAGTACATGTAGCCATAGCTTACCTCCTTTATGGATCGGCAATAACTTAGTGAAATGACTCTtttgtactccgtactctgcaGCGCATGACTATGCCAAGGAAATTACGTGGCATTGGCTCTGCAGGTTACATCACCAGCATGCGAGGGGTCGGCGTGAGAAAGTTCTCAGAGTGAAGCCAGAGTTGAGATGAGGTAAAAGCGCAATGATGTGTTGAGTAACGCTGATTGATGGCTCCATTCGTTCTGTTTATTTGTGATGAATCACATGTTGCGATGCATGTTCGGCCGGTGGTTTAGTTGATGTATCTGTGCTTTAAAGAGAGACGCAATGGTACTGTGCAAGTTGGGACACAGTTTCTATGGTTTTGTTCGATTCCTGAGGTTTTTAGAGCTTGTCCCTGTTGAGCCTTGCATCAAAGCATGACAGAAATTTGATGGCGTCAGAAGTCTGGTCGTTCTGCAATCTCGCTTAGGCGCCTCAGCCCAACGGGACGCGACTACCAAACTTCATTCTTTAGAGGttcggcatcttcttcacacTTGCCGTGTCTTTCATCTATGTCCGCAGCTATCCCAGGATGGAACTACCAGCGTGGTATCGCCGGCTGCTCTCGCTCTCCATCAAAGAAGACCGCGAGATAGAGTCAGAAGACTTGGACGAAGACATCTCGGAGCTACGAGAAGGCGAGGGGGACAGCGACTATGACTACCAGGACCCGGTATGCCAATGCGAAAATGAAGACGAATGCGAATGCGACCCCATGGACGACGGTGCGGAATCGCAACGTTCTTATACCGGTTCAGACGCCGACTTCTACTATGAGTTGAAAGACGACCGCATAAGCCGGAAGAAAGATTTATTAGAAGAAAGGGAACTCCATCAGAAGGAGCGAGCTCTCACGCGAGAGCTGGAGAGTAGCAAGGAGAAAGAAGTTTATGCCGCCAACGAGGCCATGCTAGAGTCGCAGAAGAAGGGAGACCGCCCCCGACCTCGTCTTGAATCTATCGCAGGCAAACAATTTTACCTGTACTCGGTGGATCATGTTGACTATTGCTACGATGACTTTCTCTATCCGTCCAAGTATGTCAAATTCTACTTTATTGGAG
It contains:
- a CDS encoding monooxygenase (similar to Cordyceps militaris CM01 XP_006673027.1) — encoded protein: MDGTTLPTIPKLRLFTPRSEIDADAIIKNWLSKLQKCFDESDFDNLSELFIEDCWWRDILGLSWDLTTKHGQEKIGNYLRTSEIRLTNLKPCTGGLKPALVEWDDTAWVQSAFTFSNKHGHGKGLVRLANDAESNWKVWIVFTQLESLNHQKELEARRLQSRAAALRNHEINGTSNDAPVLIVGAGQAGVSLAARLQHMGIKTLLIERHAAVGDGWRSRYDSVTLNTPTFTDHYPFLKYPDNWPEWLTGTQAADFLEQYSQLMGLEILFNTTVESIQRVESDSEYTITIKGPNEAQTLHSKHVVLATGVYSDEPSIPHFPGQETFQGTIYHSSQRKSGNLIPDLSTKKVVVIGCSTSGHDVAQDFVNCGAKQVSMVQRHPIFALSTDSWKTIQLGLWNMDGLTTEEADLLGNSFPIALVRTMSIGLTRVMAQVDKEMLDGLRSAGMALRTGEDGYGLADHQLIKGGHYYIDQGASQMIIDGRIKIHCCEGGVQQFGETSITLTDGTNIDADVVVLATGFEKNIKTVRTLMGNKVADSLEGFGDLDSEQERSGWWRPTGVPGFWYMTGSFMWCRQFSQSLALQIAADIKGKRSS